In Phyllopteryx taeniolatus isolate TA_2022b chromosome 1, UOR_Ptae_1.2, whole genome shotgun sequence, the following proteins share a genomic window:
- the LOC133477628 gene encoding oxysterol-binding protein-related protein 2-like isoform X7 — MPVVFNEPLSFLQRLSEYMEHTHLIRRACGLPDSIDRMQVVAAFAVSAVASQWERTGKPFNPLLGETFELTRFLFIFFHREEDGYRLISEQVSHHPPISAFHAESLKQEFAFHGSIYPKLKFWGKSVEAEPKGTMTLELLKHKEAYTWTNPMCCVHNVIIGKLWIEQYGTVEIVNHSTGEKCVLNFRPCGMFGKELHKVEGYIQDSSKKKRRVIYGKWTECMYSVEPKVYEAHKKAGADAKKLKQEHSCEDENAVQETVTVIPGSALLWRISPRPAHSAQMYNFTNFAVTLNELEPGAERRPAPTDSRQRPDIRAMESGDIDSASAEKERLEEKQRAARRERFKDEEEWSTSCEMRFELEHQRGCWDLTGQCGRERPAGDGLRRWFEPGTNSHTGAEDWLYKGGYFDRNFADCPDIY; from the exons ATGCCGGTTGTGTTTAATGAGCCACTGAGCTTCCTCCAGAGACTCTCGGAGTACATGGAACACACTCACCTCATCCGCAGAGCCTGCGGTTTGCCTGACTCCATAGACCGCATGCAG GTGGTTGCTGCCTTCGCTGTTTCAGCTGTAGCATCTCAGTGGGAACGGACTGGAAAACCATTTAATCCTTTACTGGGGGAGACCTTTGAACTCACAAG atttctttttatttttttccatagagAAGAAGACGGCTACAGGTTGATCTCAGAGCAGGTGAGCCACCACCCACCCATCAGTGCCTTCCACGCAGAGTCTCTGAAGCAAGAATTTGCATTCCATGGATCCATTTACCCCAAACTCAAGTTCTGGGGCAAAAGTGTGGAGGCCGAGCCCAAAGGCACCATGACACTGGAGTTATTGAA ACATAAAGAAGCATACACATGGACCAACCCAATGTGCTGCGTGCATAACGTTATCATAGGAAAGCTTTGGATCGAGCAGTATGGAACAGTTGAGATTGTGAACCACAG CACGGGAGAAAAGTGTGTGTTGAACTTCAGACCATGTGGAATGTTTGGAAAAGAGCTGCACAAAGTGGAAGGTTACATACAAGACAGCAG TAAGAAGAAACGGCGTGTCATTTACGGCAAGTGGACCGAGTGCATGTATAGCGTGGAGCCCAAAGTTTATGAAGCGCACAAGAAGGCGGGAGCAGACGCAAAAAAGCTGAAGCAG GAACATAGTTGTGAAGATGAGAATGCAGTTCAAGAGACTGTGACTGTGATACCAGGAAGCGCCTTACTCTGGAGGATATCGCCACGGCCTGCTCATTCGGCACAG ATGTACAACTTCACCAACTTTGCCGTGACGCTGAACGAGCTGGAGCCCGGCGCGGAGCGACGACCGGCACCGACCGACAGCCGGCAGAGGCCTGACATCCGAGCCATGGAGAGCGGAGATATCG ATTCTGCAAGTGCAGAGAAAGAGCGCCTGGAGGAGAAACAGAGGGCCGCACGCAGAGAGAGATTCAAGGACGAGGAGGAGTGGTCGACCAG TTGTGAAATGAGATTTGAATTGGAGCATCAGAGGGGATGTTGGGATTTAACGGGCCAATGTGGTAGGGAGAGGCCTGCGGGTGACGGACTTCGAAG GTGGTTCGAGCCGGGAACCAACTCTCACACCGGCGCAGAGGATTGGCTGTACAAGGGTGGATACTTTGACAGGAACTTTGCCGACTGTCCCGACATTTACTGA
- the LOC133477628 gene encoding oxysterol-binding protein-related protein 2-like isoform X1 → MNSEEEFYDAETGLESDDSLDISFKDPLGFDSSDQVTDGSAAVWRRRKSLPAEMITRNNFSVTSILKKCIGMELSKIAMPVVFNEPLSFLQRLSEYMEHTHLIRRACGLPDSIDRMQVVAAFAVSAVASQWERTGKPFNPLLGETFELTRFLFIFFHREEDGYRLISEQVSHHPPISAFHAESLKQEFAFHGSIYPKLKFWGKSVEAEPKGTMTLELLKHKEAYTWTNPMCCVHNVIIGKLWIEQYGTVEIVNHSTGEKCVLNFRPCGMFGKELHKVEGYIQDSSKKKRRVIYGKWTECMYSVEPKVYEAHKKAGADAKKLKQEHSCEDENAVQETVTVIPGSALLWRISPRPAHSAQMYNFTNFAVTLNELEPGAERRPAPTDSRQRPDIRAMESGDIDSASAEKERLEEKQRAARRERFKDEEEWSTSCEMRFELEHQRGCWDLTGQCGRERPAGDGLRRWFEPGTNSHTGAEDWLYKGGYFDRNFADCPDIY, encoded by the exons ATGAACAGCGAGGAGGAGTTTTACGACGCCGAGACAG gACTCGAGTCAGATGATTCCTTGGACATCAGTTTCAAGGACCCCCTGGGGTTTGACAGCAGTGACCAAGTCACTGATGGCTCCGCCGCAGTGTGGCGACGTAG GAAAAGTCTGCCTGCTGAAATGATCACCAGAAACAATTTCAGTGTGACAAGCATACTGAAGAAATGTATCGGCATG GAGCTGTCCAAAATAGCTATGCCGGTTGTGTTTAATGAGCCACTGAGCTTCCTCCAGAGACTCTCGGAGTACATGGAACACACTCACCTCATCCGCAGAGCCTGCGGTTTGCCTGACTCCATAGACCGCATGCAG GTGGTTGCTGCCTTCGCTGTTTCAGCTGTAGCATCTCAGTGGGAACGGACTGGAAAACCATTTAATCCTTTACTGGGGGAGACCTTTGAACTCACAAG atttctttttatttttttccatagagAAGAAGACGGCTACAGGTTGATCTCAGAGCAGGTGAGCCACCACCCACCCATCAGTGCCTTCCACGCAGAGTCTCTGAAGCAAGAATTTGCATTCCATGGATCCATTTACCCCAAACTCAAGTTCTGGGGCAAAAGTGTGGAGGCCGAGCCCAAAGGCACCATGACACTGGAGTTATTGAA ACATAAAGAAGCATACACATGGACCAACCCAATGTGCTGCGTGCATAACGTTATCATAGGAAAGCTTTGGATCGAGCAGTATGGAACAGTTGAGATTGTGAACCACAG CACGGGAGAAAAGTGTGTGTTGAACTTCAGACCATGTGGAATGTTTGGAAAAGAGCTGCACAAAGTGGAAGGTTACATACAAGACAGCAG TAAGAAGAAACGGCGTGTCATTTACGGCAAGTGGACCGAGTGCATGTATAGCGTGGAGCCCAAAGTTTATGAAGCGCACAAGAAGGCGGGAGCAGACGCAAAAAAGCTGAAGCAG GAACATAGTTGTGAAGATGAGAATGCAGTTCAAGAGACTGTGACTGTGATACCAGGAAGCGCCTTACTCTGGAGGATATCGCCACGGCCTGCTCATTCGGCACAG ATGTACAACTTCACCAACTTTGCCGTGACGCTGAACGAGCTGGAGCCCGGCGCGGAGCGACGACCGGCACCGACCGACAGCCGGCAGAGGCCTGACATCCGAGCCATGGAGAGCGGAGATATCG ATTCTGCAAGTGCAGAGAAAGAGCGCCTGGAGGAGAAACAGAGGGCCGCACGCAGAGAGAGATTCAAGGACGAGGAGGAGTGGTCGACCAG TTGTGAAATGAGATTTGAATTGGAGCATCAGAGGGGATGTTGGGATTTAACGGGCCAATGTGGTAGGGAGAGGCCTGCGGGTGACGGACTTCGAAG GTGGTTCGAGCCGGGAACCAACTCTCACACCGGCGCAGAGGATTGGCTGTACAAGGGTGGATACTTTGACAGGAACTTTGCCGACTGTCCCGACATTTACTGA
- the LOC133477628 gene encoding oxysterol-binding protein-related protein 2-like isoform X6 — MITRNNFSVTSILKKCIGMELSKIAMPVVFNEPLSFLQRLSEYMEHTHLIRRACGLPDSIDRMQVVAAFAVSAVASQWERTGKPFNPLLGETFELTRFLFIFFHREEDGYRLISEQVSHHPPISAFHAESLKQEFAFHGSIYPKLKFWGKSVEAEPKGTMTLELLKHKEAYTWTNPMCCVHNVIIGKLWIEQYGTVEIVNHSTGEKCVLNFRPCGMFGKELHKVEGYIQDSSKKKRRVIYGKWTECMYSVEPKVYEAHKKAGADAKKLKQEHSCEDENAVQETVTVIPGSALLWRISPRPAHSAQMYNFTNFAVTLNELEPGAERRPAPTDSRQRPDIRAMESGDIDSASAEKERLEEKQRAARRERFKDEEEWSTSCEMRFELEHQRGCWDLTGQCGRERPAGDGLRRWFEPGTNSHTGAEDWLYKGGYFDRNFADCPDIY; from the exons ATGATCACCAGAAACAATTTCAGTGTGACAAGCATACTGAAGAAATGTATCGGCATG GAGCTGTCCAAAATAGCTATGCCGGTTGTGTTTAATGAGCCACTGAGCTTCCTCCAGAGACTCTCGGAGTACATGGAACACACTCACCTCATCCGCAGAGCCTGCGGTTTGCCTGACTCCATAGACCGCATGCAG GTGGTTGCTGCCTTCGCTGTTTCAGCTGTAGCATCTCAGTGGGAACGGACTGGAAAACCATTTAATCCTTTACTGGGGGAGACCTTTGAACTCACAAG atttctttttatttttttccatagagAAGAAGACGGCTACAGGTTGATCTCAGAGCAGGTGAGCCACCACCCACCCATCAGTGCCTTCCACGCAGAGTCTCTGAAGCAAGAATTTGCATTCCATGGATCCATTTACCCCAAACTCAAGTTCTGGGGCAAAAGTGTGGAGGCCGAGCCCAAAGGCACCATGACACTGGAGTTATTGAA ACATAAAGAAGCATACACATGGACCAACCCAATGTGCTGCGTGCATAACGTTATCATAGGAAAGCTTTGGATCGAGCAGTATGGAACAGTTGAGATTGTGAACCACAG CACGGGAGAAAAGTGTGTGTTGAACTTCAGACCATGTGGAATGTTTGGAAAAGAGCTGCACAAAGTGGAAGGTTACATACAAGACAGCAG TAAGAAGAAACGGCGTGTCATTTACGGCAAGTGGACCGAGTGCATGTATAGCGTGGAGCCCAAAGTTTATGAAGCGCACAAGAAGGCGGGAGCAGACGCAAAAAAGCTGAAGCAG GAACATAGTTGTGAAGATGAGAATGCAGTTCAAGAGACTGTGACTGTGATACCAGGAAGCGCCTTACTCTGGAGGATATCGCCACGGCCTGCTCATTCGGCACAG ATGTACAACTTCACCAACTTTGCCGTGACGCTGAACGAGCTGGAGCCCGGCGCGGAGCGACGACCGGCACCGACCGACAGCCGGCAGAGGCCTGACATCCGAGCCATGGAGAGCGGAGATATCG ATTCTGCAAGTGCAGAGAAAGAGCGCCTGGAGGAGAAACAGAGGGCCGCACGCAGAGAGAGATTCAAGGACGAGGAGGAGTGGTCGACCAG TTGTGAAATGAGATTTGAATTGGAGCATCAGAGGGGATGTTGGGATTTAACGGGCCAATGTGGTAGGGAGAGGCCTGCGGGTGACGGACTTCGAAG GTGGTTCGAGCCGGGAACCAACTCTCACACCGGCGCAGAGGATTGGCTGTACAAGGGTGGATACTTTGACAGGAACTTTGCCGACTGTCCCGACATTTACTGA
- the LOC133477628 gene encoding oxysterol-binding protein-related protein 2-like isoform X5 produces the protein MNSEEEFYDAETGLESDDSLDISFKDPLGFDSSDQVTDGSAAVWRRRKSLPAEMITRNNFSVTSILKKCIGMELSKIAMPVVFNEPLSFLQRLSEYMEHTHLIRRACGLPDSIDRMQVVAAFAVSAVASQWERTGKPFNPLLGETFELTREEDGYRLISEQVSHHPPISAFHAESLKQEFAFHGSIYPKLKFWGKSVEAEPKGTMTLELLKHKEAYTWTNPMCCVHNVIIGKLWIEQYGTVEIVNHSTGEKCVLNFRPCGMFGKELHKVEGYIQDSSKKKRRVIYGKWTECMYSVEPKVYEAHKKAGADAKKLKQEHSCEDENAVQETVTVIPGSALLWRISPRPAHSAQMYNFTNFAVTLNELEPGAERRPAPTDSRQRPDIRAMESGDIDSASAEKERLEEKQRAARRERFKDEEEWSTRWFEPGTNSHTGAEDWLYKGGYFDRNFADCPDIY, from the exons ATGAACAGCGAGGAGGAGTTTTACGACGCCGAGACAG gACTCGAGTCAGATGATTCCTTGGACATCAGTTTCAAGGACCCCCTGGGGTTTGACAGCAGTGACCAAGTCACTGATGGCTCCGCCGCAGTGTGGCGACGTAG GAAAAGTCTGCCTGCTGAAATGATCACCAGAAACAATTTCAGTGTGACAAGCATACTGAAGAAATGTATCGGCATG GAGCTGTCCAAAATAGCTATGCCGGTTGTGTTTAATGAGCCACTGAGCTTCCTCCAGAGACTCTCGGAGTACATGGAACACACTCACCTCATCCGCAGAGCCTGCGGTTTGCCTGACTCCATAGACCGCATGCAG GTGGTTGCTGCCTTCGCTGTTTCAGCTGTAGCATCTCAGTGGGAACGGACTGGAAAACCATTTAATCCTTTACTGGGGGAGACCTTTGAACTCACAAG agAAGAAGACGGCTACAGGTTGATCTCAGAGCAGGTGAGCCACCACCCACCCATCAGTGCCTTCCACGCAGAGTCTCTGAAGCAAGAATTTGCATTCCATGGATCCATTTACCCCAAACTCAAGTTCTGGGGCAAAAGTGTGGAGGCCGAGCCCAAAGGCACCATGACACTGGAGTTATTGAA ACATAAAGAAGCATACACATGGACCAACCCAATGTGCTGCGTGCATAACGTTATCATAGGAAAGCTTTGGATCGAGCAGTATGGAACAGTTGAGATTGTGAACCACAG CACGGGAGAAAAGTGTGTGTTGAACTTCAGACCATGTGGAATGTTTGGAAAAGAGCTGCACAAAGTGGAAGGTTACATACAAGACAGCAG TAAGAAGAAACGGCGTGTCATTTACGGCAAGTGGACCGAGTGCATGTATAGCGTGGAGCCCAAAGTTTATGAAGCGCACAAGAAGGCGGGAGCAGACGCAAAAAAGCTGAAGCAG GAACATAGTTGTGAAGATGAGAATGCAGTTCAAGAGACTGTGACTGTGATACCAGGAAGCGCCTTACTCTGGAGGATATCGCCACGGCCTGCTCATTCGGCACAG ATGTACAACTTCACCAACTTTGCCGTGACGCTGAACGAGCTGGAGCCCGGCGCGGAGCGACGACCGGCACCGACCGACAGCCGGCAGAGGCCTGACATCCGAGCCATGGAGAGCGGAGATATCG ATTCTGCAAGTGCAGAGAAAGAGCGCCTGGAGGAGAAACAGAGGGCCGCACGCAGAGAGAGATTCAAGGACGAGGAGGAGTGGTCGACCAG GTGGTTCGAGCCGGGAACCAACTCTCACACCGGCGCAGAGGATTGGCTGTACAAGGGTGGATACTTTGACAGGAACTTTGCCGACTGTCCCGACATTTACTGA
- the LOC133477628 gene encoding oxysterol-binding protein-related protein 2-like isoform X2 — protein sequence MNSEEEFYDAETGLESDDSLDISFKDPLGFDSSDQVTDGSAAVWRRRKSLPAEMITRNNFSVTSILKKCIGMELSKIAMPVVFNEPLSFLQRLSEYMEHTHLIRRACGLPDSIDRMQVVAAFAVSAVASQWERTGKPFNPLLGETFELTREEDGYRLISEQVSHHPPISAFHAESLKQEFAFHGSIYPKLKFWGKSVEAEPKGTMTLELLKHKEAYTWTNPMCCVHNVIIGKLWIEQYGTVEIVNHSTGEKCVLNFRPCGMFGKELHKVEGYIQDSSKKKRRVIYGKWTECMYSVEPKVYEAHKKAGADAKKLKQEHSCEDENAVQETVTVIPGSALLWRISPRPAHSAQMYNFTNFAVTLNELEPGAERRPAPTDSRQRPDIRAMESGDIDSASAEKERLEEKQRAARRERFKDEEEWSTSCEMRFELEHQRGCWDLTGQCGRERPAGDGLRRWFEPGTNSHTGAEDWLYKGGYFDRNFADCPDIY from the exons ATGAACAGCGAGGAGGAGTTTTACGACGCCGAGACAG gACTCGAGTCAGATGATTCCTTGGACATCAGTTTCAAGGACCCCCTGGGGTTTGACAGCAGTGACCAAGTCACTGATGGCTCCGCCGCAGTGTGGCGACGTAG GAAAAGTCTGCCTGCTGAAATGATCACCAGAAACAATTTCAGTGTGACAAGCATACTGAAGAAATGTATCGGCATG GAGCTGTCCAAAATAGCTATGCCGGTTGTGTTTAATGAGCCACTGAGCTTCCTCCAGAGACTCTCGGAGTACATGGAACACACTCACCTCATCCGCAGAGCCTGCGGTTTGCCTGACTCCATAGACCGCATGCAG GTGGTTGCTGCCTTCGCTGTTTCAGCTGTAGCATCTCAGTGGGAACGGACTGGAAAACCATTTAATCCTTTACTGGGGGAGACCTTTGAACTCACAAG agAAGAAGACGGCTACAGGTTGATCTCAGAGCAGGTGAGCCACCACCCACCCATCAGTGCCTTCCACGCAGAGTCTCTGAAGCAAGAATTTGCATTCCATGGATCCATTTACCCCAAACTCAAGTTCTGGGGCAAAAGTGTGGAGGCCGAGCCCAAAGGCACCATGACACTGGAGTTATTGAA ACATAAAGAAGCATACACATGGACCAACCCAATGTGCTGCGTGCATAACGTTATCATAGGAAAGCTTTGGATCGAGCAGTATGGAACAGTTGAGATTGTGAACCACAG CACGGGAGAAAAGTGTGTGTTGAACTTCAGACCATGTGGAATGTTTGGAAAAGAGCTGCACAAAGTGGAAGGTTACATACAAGACAGCAG TAAGAAGAAACGGCGTGTCATTTACGGCAAGTGGACCGAGTGCATGTATAGCGTGGAGCCCAAAGTTTATGAAGCGCACAAGAAGGCGGGAGCAGACGCAAAAAAGCTGAAGCAG GAACATAGTTGTGAAGATGAGAATGCAGTTCAAGAGACTGTGACTGTGATACCAGGAAGCGCCTTACTCTGGAGGATATCGCCACGGCCTGCTCATTCGGCACAG ATGTACAACTTCACCAACTTTGCCGTGACGCTGAACGAGCTGGAGCCCGGCGCGGAGCGACGACCGGCACCGACCGACAGCCGGCAGAGGCCTGACATCCGAGCCATGGAGAGCGGAGATATCG ATTCTGCAAGTGCAGAGAAAGAGCGCCTGGAGGAGAAACAGAGGGCCGCACGCAGAGAGAGATTCAAGGACGAGGAGGAGTGGTCGACCAG TTGTGAAATGAGATTTGAATTGGAGCATCAGAGGGGATGTTGGGATTTAACGGGCCAATGTGGTAGGGAGAGGCCTGCGGGTGACGGACTTCGAAG GTGGTTCGAGCCGGGAACCAACTCTCACACCGGCGCAGAGGATTGGCTGTACAAGGGTGGATACTTTGACAGGAACTTTGCCGACTGTCCCGACATTTACTGA
- the LOC133477628 gene encoding oxysterol-binding protein-related protein 2-like isoform X3, with the protein MNSEEEFYDAETGLESDDSLDISFKDPLGFDSSDQVTDGSAAVWRRRKSLPAEMITRNNFSVTSILKKCIGMELSKIAMPVVFNEPLSFLQRLSEYMEHTHLIRRACGLPDSIDRMQVVAAFAVSAVASQWERTGKPFNPLLGETFELTRFLFIFFHREEDGYRLISEQVSHHPPISAFHAESLKQEFAFHGSIYPKLKFWGKSVEAEPKGTMTLELLKHKEAYTWTNPMCCVHNVIIGKLWIEQYGTVEIVNHSTGEKCVLNFRPCGMFGKELHKVEGYIQDSSKKKRRVIYGKWTECMYSVEPKVYEAHKKAGADAKKLKQEHSCEDENAVQETVTVIPGSALLWRISPRPAHSAQMYNFTNFAVTLNELEPGAERRPAPTDSRQRPDIRAMESGDIDSASAEKERLEEKQRAARRERFKDEEEWSTSCEMRFELEHQRGCWDLTGQCGRERPAGDGLRSTHGENMQTPHRKT; encoded by the exons ATGAACAGCGAGGAGGAGTTTTACGACGCCGAGACAG gACTCGAGTCAGATGATTCCTTGGACATCAGTTTCAAGGACCCCCTGGGGTTTGACAGCAGTGACCAAGTCACTGATGGCTCCGCCGCAGTGTGGCGACGTAG GAAAAGTCTGCCTGCTGAAATGATCACCAGAAACAATTTCAGTGTGACAAGCATACTGAAGAAATGTATCGGCATG GAGCTGTCCAAAATAGCTATGCCGGTTGTGTTTAATGAGCCACTGAGCTTCCTCCAGAGACTCTCGGAGTACATGGAACACACTCACCTCATCCGCAGAGCCTGCGGTTTGCCTGACTCCATAGACCGCATGCAG GTGGTTGCTGCCTTCGCTGTTTCAGCTGTAGCATCTCAGTGGGAACGGACTGGAAAACCATTTAATCCTTTACTGGGGGAGACCTTTGAACTCACAAG atttctttttatttttttccatagagAAGAAGACGGCTACAGGTTGATCTCAGAGCAGGTGAGCCACCACCCACCCATCAGTGCCTTCCACGCAGAGTCTCTGAAGCAAGAATTTGCATTCCATGGATCCATTTACCCCAAACTCAAGTTCTGGGGCAAAAGTGTGGAGGCCGAGCCCAAAGGCACCATGACACTGGAGTTATTGAA ACATAAAGAAGCATACACATGGACCAACCCAATGTGCTGCGTGCATAACGTTATCATAGGAAAGCTTTGGATCGAGCAGTATGGAACAGTTGAGATTGTGAACCACAG CACGGGAGAAAAGTGTGTGTTGAACTTCAGACCATGTGGAATGTTTGGAAAAGAGCTGCACAAAGTGGAAGGTTACATACAAGACAGCAG TAAGAAGAAACGGCGTGTCATTTACGGCAAGTGGACCGAGTGCATGTATAGCGTGGAGCCCAAAGTTTATGAAGCGCACAAGAAGGCGGGAGCAGACGCAAAAAAGCTGAAGCAG GAACATAGTTGTGAAGATGAGAATGCAGTTCAAGAGACTGTGACTGTGATACCAGGAAGCGCCTTACTCTGGAGGATATCGCCACGGCCTGCTCATTCGGCACAG ATGTACAACTTCACCAACTTTGCCGTGACGCTGAACGAGCTGGAGCCCGGCGCGGAGCGACGACCGGCACCGACCGACAGCCGGCAGAGGCCTGACATCCGAGCCATGGAGAGCGGAGATATCG ATTCTGCAAGTGCAGAGAAAGAGCGCCTGGAGGAGAAACAGAGGGCCGCACGCAGAGAGAGATTCAAGGACGAGGAGGAGTGGTCGACCAG TTGTGAAATGAGATTTGAATTGGAGCATCAGAGGGGATGTTGGGATTTAACGGGCCAATGTGGTAGGGAGAGGCCTGCGGGTGACGGACTTCGAAG cacacacggggagaacatgcaaactccacacaggaagacctgA
- the LOC133477628 gene encoding oxysterol-binding protein-related protein 2-like isoform X4, with amino-acid sequence MNSEEEFYDAETGLESDDSLDISFKDPLGFDSSDQVTDGSAAVWRRRKSLPAEMITRNNFSVTSILKKCIGMELSKIAMPVVFNEPLSFLQRLSEYMEHTHLIRRACGLPDSIDRMQVVAAFAVSAVASQWERTGKPFNPLLGETFELTRFLFIFFHREEDGYRLISEQVSHHPPISAFHAESLKQEFAFHGSIYPKLKFWGKSVEAEPKGTMTLELLKHKEAYTWTNPMCCVHNVIIGKLWIEQYGTVEIVNHSTGEKCVLNFRPCGMFGKELHKVEGYIQDSSKKKRRVIYGKWTECMYSVEPKVYEAHKKAGADAKKLKQEHSCEDENAVQETVTVIPGSALLWRISPRPAHSAQMYNFTNFAVTLNELEPGAERRPAPTDSRQRPDIRAMESGDIDSASAEKERLEEKQRAARRERFKDEEEWSTRWFEPGTNSHTGAEDWLYKGGYFDRNFADCPDIY; translated from the exons ATGAACAGCGAGGAGGAGTTTTACGACGCCGAGACAG gACTCGAGTCAGATGATTCCTTGGACATCAGTTTCAAGGACCCCCTGGGGTTTGACAGCAGTGACCAAGTCACTGATGGCTCCGCCGCAGTGTGGCGACGTAG GAAAAGTCTGCCTGCTGAAATGATCACCAGAAACAATTTCAGTGTGACAAGCATACTGAAGAAATGTATCGGCATG GAGCTGTCCAAAATAGCTATGCCGGTTGTGTTTAATGAGCCACTGAGCTTCCTCCAGAGACTCTCGGAGTACATGGAACACACTCACCTCATCCGCAGAGCCTGCGGTTTGCCTGACTCCATAGACCGCATGCAG GTGGTTGCTGCCTTCGCTGTTTCAGCTGTAGCATCTCAGTGGGAACGGACTGGAAAACCATTTAATCCTTTACTGGGGGAGACCTTTGAACTCACAAG atttctttttatttttttccatagagAAGAAGACGGCTACAGGTTGATCTCAGAGCAGGTGAGCCACCACCCACCCATCAGTGCCTTCCACGCAGAGTCTCTGAAGCAAGAATTTGCATTCCATGGATCCATTTACCCCAAACTCAAGTTCTGGGGCAAAAGTGTGGAGGCCGAGCCCAAAGGCACCATGACACTGGAGTTATTGAA ACATAAAGAAGCATACACATGGACCAACCCAATGTGCTGCGTGCATAACGTTATCATAGGAAAGCTTTGGATCGAGCAGTATGGAACAGTTGAGATTGTGAACCACAG CACGGGAGAAAAGTGTGTGTTGAACTTCAGACCATGTGGAATGTTTGGAAAAGAGCTGCACAAAGTGGAAGGTTACATACAAGACAGCAG TAAGAAGAAACGGCGTGTCATTTACGGCAAGTGGACCGAGTGCATGTATAGCGTGGAGCCCAAAGTTTATGAAGCGCACAAGAAGGCGGGAGCAGACGCAAAAAAGCTGAAGCAG GAACATAGTTGTGAAGATGAGAATGCAGTTCAAGAGACTGTGACTGTGATACCAGGAAGCGCCTTACTCTGGAGGATATCGCCACGGCCTGCTCATTCGGCACAG ATGTACAACTTCACCAACTTTGCCGTGACGCTGAACGAGCTGGAGCCCGGCGCGGAGCGACGACCGGCACCGACCGACAGCCGGCAGAGGCCTGACATCCGAGCCATGGAGAGCGGAGATATCG ATTCTGCAAGTGCAGAGAAAGAGCGCCTGGAGGAGAAACAGAGGGCCGCACGCAGAGAGAGATTCAAGGACGAGGAGGAGTGGTCGACCAG GTGGTTCGAGCCGGGAACCAACTCTCACACCGGCGCAGAGGATTGGCTGTACAAGGGTGGATACTTTGACAGGAACTTTGCCGACTGTCCCGACATTTACTGA